The segment CGAGCGAGCGGGGGCATTGCTGACCGAGCTCGACGAGACCGCGGCAGCGATCGCTTCGGGTGGGGAAAGGCCGCGAGGCAAGTTGCGGATTAGCGCGCCGCTGCTCTTTTCGCAGACCGCGATGGGTAAGCTCGCGGCCGGCTTCGCGCTGAAATATCCGGAGGTCCGGCTCGAGCTCACGACGGAAGATCGGACCGTCGACATTGTAGAGGAAGGTTATGACCTGGTCATCCGGGTCAATCCGGATCCGGATGAAAGCCTTGTCGGACGAATCCTTCTGCGCGATCGGCTGATAGTCGTCGCGAGCCCGGGCCTCGCTCGACCGGCGGCCAATGTCGCTGTTCCGGCTGTAGTGCGGGGGGCGGGCGACCGGACTGCAGCCTGGGATGTTCTGGTGCCCACTGGAAGATCACGCATCGCGATAGAGCCAGTCCTTCGCCTGTCATCGCTCATCATGGTCCGCGATGCTGTCCGAGCGGGCGTCGGCGCCGGACGCCTCCCAG is part of the Cystobacter ferrugineus genome and harbors:
- a CDS encoding LysR family transcriptional regulator translates to MDLLALADFNLVARHGGFGRAARAAGRPKATLSRRVAELEASLGLRLFERGARALKLTEEGRALFERAGALLTELDETAAAIASGGERPRGKLRISAPLLFSQTAMGKLAAGFALKYPEVRLELTTEDRTVDIVEEGYDLVIRVNPDPDESLVGRILLRDRLIVVASPGLARPAANVAVPAVVRGAGDRTAAWDVLVPTGRSRIAIEPVLRLSSLIMVRDAVRAGVGAGRLPVSLVSHDLAAGTLVHWGDADGPDIALWTLYPSRRLLSARVSAFLDYLKEAFPMGTPDELAAYIGA